A section of the Malus sylvestris chromosome 17, drMalSylv7.2, whole genome shotgun sequence genome encodes:
- the LOC126611274 gene encoding heterogeneous nuclear ribonucleoprotein 1-like, with translation MQSDSGKLFIGGISWDTNEERLKEYFSSFGEVVEAVIMKDRTTGRARGFGFVVFSDPAVADSVIMEKHNIDGRMVEAKRAVPRDDQNILGRSSGSIHGSPGPGRTRKIFVGGLASTVTESDFKKYFEQFGTITDVVVMYDHNTQRPRGFGFITYDSEEAVDKVLLKTFHELNGKMVEVKRAVPKELSPGPSRSPIGGYNYGLSRVNSFLNGYTQGYTPNAGGGYGLGRFSPVAGGRSGFPPFGSGYGMGMNYEPGLSPGFGGNANYNNNNNNNNMNYGRGGLSPYYINNSNRFSNPIGYDGGNGGNTSSFFSSVTRNLWGDGGGGLNSTNSNAYIRSGSGTIGGSTFGNTGANWPSSVMPAQGGGNNVSNNSRNLGYGVGDNSYGLGTGGYGRNSGASVAPTSSFAASNGGGFDGSLADLYSSNSVYGDPTWRSSNSEQDGSVPFGYGLGGTASDVSAMSSPGYVGGYSVNKRQSNTGIAA, from the exons ATGCAATCCGATAGTGGTAAGTTGTTTATTGGCGGCATATCTTGGGATACAAATGAAGAGCGTCTAAAAGAGTATTTCAGTAGTTTTGGGGAGGTGGTAGAAGCAGTGATCATGAAAGATCGGACCACAGGCCGTGCTCGTGGTTTCggttttgtagtattttctgACCCAGCGGTTGCGGACAGCGTCATAATGGAGAAGCACAACATTGATGGAAGGATG GTTGAGGCCAAAAGGGCTGTTCCAAGGGATGACCAAAACATATTGGGAAGAAGCAGTGGCAGCATCCATGGTTCTCCAGGTCCAGGCCGCACAAGAAAAATTTTCGTTGGAGGTTTAGCATCCACTGTCACAGAGAGTGACTTCAAGAAGTACTTTGAGCAGTTTGGGACAATCACAGATGTTGTGGTGATGTATGATCACAACACCCAGAGACCGAGAGGCTTTGGATTCATCACTTATGATTCAGAAGAGGCAGTGGACAAGGTTTTGCTTAAGACATTTCATGAACTGAACGGGAAGATGGTTGAGGTCAAGCGTGCAGTTCCCAAAGAGTTATCGCCTGGCCCTAGTCGCAGCCCTATTGGTGGATACAACTACGGTCTGAGTAGGGTCAATAGCTTCCTTAATGGCTACACTCAGGGGTATACTCCAAATGCAGGTGGAGGCTATGGACTTGGTAGATTCAGTCCAGTTGCTGGTGGTCGTAGTGGATTTCCTCCATTTGGTTCTGGTTATGGAATGGGTATGAATTATGAGCCAGGGTTGAGCCCAGGTTTTGGAGGGAATgcaaattataataataataataataataataatatgaacTATGGACGGGGTGGATTGAGTCCTTATTATATCAATAATTCAAATAGGTTTAGCAATCCCATTGGGTATGATGGCGGTAATGGAGGAAACACATCTTCATTTTTCAGCTCAGTGACTCGAAACTTGTGGGGGGATGGGGGTGGTGGTCTTAACTCCACAAATTCTAATGCTTACATCAGATCAGGAAGTGGGACCATTGGAGGAAGTACATTTGGAAATACTGGAGCTAATTGGCCTTCTTCAGTAATGCCGGCTCAAGGCGGAGGAAATAATGTTTCTAACAATAGCAGGAACCTTGGTTATGGAGTTGGGGATAACAGTTACGGTCTGGGAACTGGAGGGTATGGAAGAAACAGTGGTGCAAGTGTGGCCCCTACATCTTCATTTGCTGCATCAAATGGTGGTGGTTTCGATGGGTCCTTGGCTGACCTTTACAGTAGTAATTCAGTTTATGGAGACCCTACTTGGAGATCATCAAATTCCGAGCAAGATGGGTCTGTTCCTTTTGGTTATGGGCTTGGCGGCACAGCTTCTGATGTTTCAGCTATGAGTTCTCCTGGTTATGTTGGTGGTTATAGTGTTAATAAGAGACAGTCAAACACAG GAATCGCTGCCTAG